A segment of the Denticeps clupeoides chromosome 2, fDenClu1.1, whole genome shotgun sequence genome:
AACTGTCGTGGACATGCTGCGCCAGACATGAAACAAGCTCAGCAACTTTAAATGAGACCAACTGAGCATCACATGACATAACCATGTGCCATCTGGTTGATTCCATGTAGATGAAAATTTCAGTCATGTTTAGAGTATAGAATGTGATGGGTTCCATATTACAGTACAGTAGACCAATGAAACTACGGAACTCTGCCACAGAGAGTTCACCCGTCCATGGATTACAAGGTGTGACCcacaaacatcaccaaacaggCCACCCTGGTAAACGAAACCCAGGAGGATTTGGGATGCAGCTCCAATCAAAAGCAGCTACATCCACCCTGAGGCCATCTGAGTACTCACTGGTCTCGGGAGAGAAGGCGCGATAGAGCAGCTGAAAGCCTCTATGAGTGAAGGATTCATCCGAGCGAAAGTGCAACGGGACCGGGGAGGAGTAGATCCTCTTCCTACTGTTCTCCACAATGGGGTTACACAGCCTGCCGGCAGGAAGGGACGGGGTTTGCCTTATGATCGCGAAGTAAGCAGGAAAACTGGGACTGAACTATAAGCTCGGACTCACCGAACCCCGTTGATTTCCAGCCAGTCTTTCTCACAGGTGTTTGAATTTGGCGAGTCTTGAATGTCCAGCATCACAATCGTTATGGAGAGTAGGTAACCAGGGAACGGGGCCTGAAAGAGAAATAGGACTGAGCCAGTTCCCCTTCAAAAGGAAGAATGCCGCATCTGCACAAAGACCCACGCTGCCTTTTTTGGTCACCATCAAAGGAAAGATCCCTGTGGCACCTGGAATAGTATGTTTATTGATGGAGATCCAGTGATGGGATGAGAACCATCCTCACCCTCAGTTTCCAGTGGCAGTCCATGTTTGGGGCATAGTGTGCGGGAAAATACGGGGACGTCAAGGAGCCGTTCCAGGAAGAGATAAAGCCACCacactctaaaaaaaaaaaaaaaaagaagaggagcaAACTGTCTATAGAAGCAACCTGAGGGCGGACACAGAGCAGGATGCATTAAGAGGTCAACCTTCTTTAGGAACTGCCTGGAAGAAGGCTTTGAAGATGGCGCCCTGGCGCTGGCGGCTGAAGGAGAAGGTGACGAGCATGACATTGCCAGATGAGGTCAGATTCATCGCAGGGGACGATACGGACAGAGGCAGaccacaccacctgaaaaaaacaCACGCCGCAAGTCAACCCCTCCCTTGTGATGCAACATTACTCCACATGCATAAACCATCCACATGCATAAACCATCCAGACAATCATCCAGCTATAGGTACAGGGTTTGTACCTATAGCTACGTCCATGTGTGCTATGTGCTATTTGCATGttcttttctgttgttgtgtgtttgtgtatgtgaagtgattgtcacttgtgatacacagcagcacagcacacggtgcacacagtgaaatttgtcctctgcatttaacccagcgctttgctcagtggcacctcagtggcgccttttggcggatcgggactcgaaccttcTAGTGTTTGCGCACGGTGGCCTAGTGCTCGAGAGTGGAgactgtgttgttgttgtttcggAGGGATATGGAGAAGTTTTTGTCAGCCGTGGCTTATTCCCTGCGTGTCCTTCTCCCACCTGCACATAATCTCCCGCTTACGTGTGTCGCGCTCCTCCTGTTCGTGTGGTTTTTCGTCACTATTTGGGCGTGGTTGTTTGACTCACCTTCTTACACTGTAAATAGAGCAATATTATTGTGTCACGCCGGGGTCACGAAGAACAGCGAGGGAGCGGTTGTAGCGATATATATATAGCAAAGTCCCGGTTTGCGGGACGGTGCTAAAACTGTGGGTGACTATACACCACCGGTGTATAGTCATGCGAGCTCACTGGCGCATTGACCAACAAGGAATCGAGAAAGGAGCAGGTGAGAAGGAAAAAGGATTGGTCACGTGACATATTACACTTCAGGTTTGATTTCTGCGAATCACAGATAAATGCTTCATTGACCACGTTCTCAACACTTTCATGAAGCTGCTGATAATGGTTCCAGTATTAGTTGTGATGGGTAATGAGAATCAACTGAATCAATACCTGGTAATGATCTTGTTCTGCAGGGGTAACAGGAAGTCATAGGCAGACAGCTTGTGGGCGGAGCAGCTCCCTGGCAACGTGCCCTGCAGGTTGACGACCACCAGACGCACCACGTGACCGGATGGCACCCTGAGCCTCCACTGGTAGTATGGCTTCTTTGGACTCACCAGACTGAGTGTACGGTTGTTTCCATATTTGGCGTACAGGTCAAAGGACATTGCTGGCGGAAAAATAtaggatttatttaaaaaagaaaatcttcaGATATCCAACGAGTTTCCTACCTTGAAGTCCCAGCTGCCACTTGCCACTCTGTAGGGAGTTTggattctttattttttcagcCTTGTCATCAAAgtcatcatcatcctcaaaATCCAAACCTGTGTTGAGAGACGGACGTCTTTCTGTCATGCGTGGCTGTTTCATAAAAACCGAAACAAACCTTTTCCTGGGAGCCAGTTACCCAGCAGTGACAGCGTGTCCTCCTCATTGTCCAGGTAGAAGCGTTCCTCATATCTACTGTACAGCACCTTGTTGGTGACCGGGAGGCGCCTTTGTAGCCTCTCCGGACTAGATATCTTGATGTCCCGAGCAACTGACAGTGGGGCGGAGAACTTGCTCCAGTAGAACACAGCCAGCCCATCTGCTCCTTCACTATCAGCAGGGACAATGGGGAGATAAAGTCCTTTCGTCAGAGAGACAGACTGAAACTTAAGCAATTCATTCAACAATGGGAAAGAAGGCATGTAATTTGATTATGGGATGAAAtcaacagagagaaaaaaacatggatACACCATGCCTCACTGTAAACACACAGCagatatgaatattaaaaatgatcaataaCGAGATAATACATAGATAAAGATCTATAATCTATAAAAAGATCTATAAGATAAAGATCtataatacaatacaattatCAGGTCATCGTACATATACAACACAAAGACAGAAGCAAAAAATATTCCTGCAGTTAGTCTACACTGAGCACACTGGAGGCGACTagatatgtaataaaataataccgGACAGGTCCGGACCAATTAAATTATAGCTGAGTGCATCATAAGATCCTTGCAGGCCTGCTGGCAGCAGTAACATCATGCTATTTGTTCAACAGTTATAGATGAAAGGACTCACCTGAAGGCGATAATTCCTGAGCGCTTGTAATAGGACCTCCATGACGACGAGTCATACAGCTGTGAGAACTGATATAAAACAGCATCACTAAAAAAGAAAGCTATTTTTCAAaaacaccttaaaaaaaaacgcctAGCAGATCCCGTATCGTAATGCTTCACTCAATCCACAAATGCTAAGTGCACAGCGTAATAAAGGTGGCCCCTGTTACAAAGATGGTTCCTAAATCGTCCCCCTTTGGCAGGTCGGACGCCTCTGAAATGGGAAGTTGCCCGCTGTGACATCCCCTACTGACGCCCCTCTGCCACGTTTGACATCACTCAGGTACGCGTGACATCACCACCCTGGCCTAGACGTGCGACCTTGGCACAAAAGCACTGTTCTTGTGCGACTGGATTCGGGTAAGGAGAGCTGCGGGCAACAACGGTTCCATTGTCTTGGCCCTCGATGTCGTTTCGAAGTTCAGGCGGGCGGGGGCGGCCTTTAATAACCGGGCCGGCGCACCTTCACGCACCACAGACGCCGACGTTACACGTAACACAAATGGTACCGGCCTTTAGACGTGCAGTTAGCATGTTTGCTAATGCTAAACCAATGCTAAGTCCTCTGTCAGACGttccttcctcttcctttcTGCGGGGGCATAAACTCCCAGACTGACCCCTCTGAGCTCCCCTTTGTTTCTCCCCGGGTCGcctcctcttctcttcctccctcctgctGTCCGCGCCGCGGCATGTCTGCCACAGGCGGACAATGTTTTTATTGACGGCCCGCTCTTCCTCTCACTCGGCCAGCCTGGACCCCGCGGCGTTCACAAACGGCGTTCTTGTCCTCCGCCCTGAAAGGCGGGGGTCCCCCGGGGGCCTCGAGCCCCACTGCCGGCCCTGACACCGCACCGGGCTCCTGTTTCACCCGGCTTTACATTCAAGAGGGCCACATTAGGGAGCAAAGTTCCACGGTCCGGAGTCCGCTCTACATTTTAAAGGGCATCTGTTAAGTGGGGCCGTAGCTCCACGGCTGTGGAATTTACATGTatatttacgccatttatcagacgcccccttatccagagcgacttacaatcagtagtgacagggacagtccccccctggagcaacttagggttaagtgtcctgctcagggacacgatggtagtaagtggggtttgaacctgggtcttctggctggcactaggctactacaacgcGAGCCCGGCGGCATTCCAGGGAGAGCGCGGAGACAGCGACGGACCTGGGCAATGCGTGGCACACAGACGGAGCCTTATATACACTTACGTAATGGCTCAGAGCTTGAGCCTGGGCACGAAACTGCTCAGAGGAGGGGTCAGCCAACTCCGGGATGAAGCTCAGGTTGGAAAACTCCATGCTTCCTCCCAGGTAGAACACTGATGGGCCGGGAGCTGCAGAGGCAAGGAATCAAATGTGCTGAAAAGGGATTTACGCAGATTAAAATTCACTGTAATCTACACTGACTTAAATACAGAACTCCTTTTCATtccaacacaaataaatatttatctcTTATTGTCATTCACACATCATTTAACTAGTTAATTTGATTAAACCTGCCTACCAATTCACATCTCATTTCTAATGAGCTTTTAAACCCTTACAGCTTGTTGGTTCTTAAAGGTCATTAAATATGGTATGAAATATCTGTCTTATATGTTTAGCTTTTAGATGTCCCctctaaatgaataaataattaataacattttatcaCTATGCTTTAAATTTTCTCCACAATACCTTACCCATCCAAGCACCATTATTGTAAGTAGAGATCATAAATCTTAATtcaaagacagacagatttatagtaaaataaagtaaacaatgaatatacaaaaacaataaaacttaATTCAATCAAATTGTTATGTAATGttattatataaattaaatcataaacgcaaaaacatgaaatgatatTCTTCTCCTTTTACATtcgccacagcggatcaacAGTTTCCACCCCCCAcgatattattcatattaattatattcataataaaataataaatgtattagcAACGAAGCGCTTACATGCACAGAAGTAGAGAGTCAGGCCAGCAGCGAGTCCGAGAGGGAGGACGCAGGTCAGTCCCAGTGGCCACCCCCTCCACGCCCCACGCCAGGCTGCTGGACCCCCATCGTGGGGGTCTGGTGACAGGGTGGGCTTGGTCACAACATCCTGTCAAGCACCAGGCCAAACAAATGACTCATCTTCccgcagcaaaaaaaaaaaaaatgaatgtacgTTTTCTCCATCCATCACTTGATACcagctttctttcttctttccacCAAGACCCCCATCCATTCATCTGCGGCCCGAATGTGAAGCACAGAAAGGATCGTTTCATCCCGCCGAGACGCCCCAAACCCCGGACCGCAGGGTCTCGTTTCCCCCGGACCCGCATTGTAACGCGGGGACCCGCCGCCCGGACgggcgggtttgtgggttcgttacctgtgtaggtgttgtcACGGGGACCCGCCGCCCGGACTGAGGGGCATGCcagtgggtttgtgggttcgttacctgtgtaggtgttgtcgcgggtatgctggcgggtttgtgggttcgttacctgtgcaggtgttgtcgcgggtatgctggcgggtttgtgggttcgttacctgtgcaggtgttgtcgcgggtatgctggcgggtttgtgggttcgatacctgtgtaggtgttgtcgcgggtatgctggtgggtttgtgggtttgtgggttcgttacctgtgtaggtgttgtcgcgggtatgctggcgggtttgtgggtttgtgggttagatacctgtgtaggtgttgtcgcgggtatgctggcgggtttgtgggtttgtgggttcgttacctgtgcaggtgttgtcgcgggtatgctggcgggtttgtgggtttgtgggttagatacctgtgtaggtgttgtcgcgggtatgctggcgggtttgtgggtttgtgggttcgttacctgtgtaggtgttgtcgcgggtatgctggtgggtttgtgggtttgtgggttagatacctgtgtaggtgttgtcgcgggtatgctggcgggtttgtgggttcgttacctgtgcaggtgttgtcgcgggtatgctggcgggtttgtgggttcgttacctgtgcaggtgttgtcgcgggtatgctggcgggtttgtgggttcgatacctgtgtaggtgttgtcgcgggtatgctggtgggtttgtgggtttgtgggttcgttacctgtgtaggtgttgtcgcgggtatgctggcgggtttgtgggtttgtgggttagatacctgtgtaggtgttgtcgcgggtatgctggcgggtttgtgggtttgtgggttcgttacctgtgcaggtgttgtcgcgggtatgctggcgggtttgtgggtttgtgggttagatacctgtgtaggtgttgtcgcgggtatgctggcgggtttgtgggttgtgggttcgttacctgtgtaggtgttgtcgcgggtatgctggtgggtttgtgggtttgtgggttagatacctgtgtaggtgttgtcgcgggtatgctggtgggtttgtgggtttgtgggttcgatacctgtgcaggtgttgtcgcgggtatgctggtgggtttgtgggtttgtgggttcgatacctgtgcaggtgttgtcgcgggtatgctggcgggtttgtgggttagatacctgtgtaggtgttgtcgcgggtatgctggcgggtttgtggggTTTGTGGGTTCGTTACCTGTGCAGGTGTTTGTCGcggtatgctggcgggtttggGGGTTTGTGGGTTAGAtacctgtgtaggtgttgtcgcgggtatgctgggggtttgtgggtttgtgggttcgatacctgtgcaggtgttgtcgcgggtatgctggcgggtttgtgggttcgttacctgtgtaggtgttgtcgcgggtatgctggcgggtttgtgggttcgttacctgtgtaggtgttgtcgcgggtatgctggcgggtttgtgggtttgtggttCGATACCTGTcaggtgttgtcgcgggtatgctggcgggtttgtgggtttgtgggttcgttacctgtgtaggtgttgtcgcgggtatgctggcgggtttgtgggtttgtgggttagatacctgtgtaggtgtgtcGGGGTATGCTgggggtttgtgggtttgtgggttcgttacctgtgcaggtgttgtcgcgggtatgctggcgggtttgtgggtttgtgggttagatacctgtgtaggtgttgtcgcgggtatgctggcgggtttgtgggtttgtgggttcgatacctgtgtaggtgttgtcgcgggtatgctggcggtgtttgtgggtttgtgggttcgatacctgtgtaggtgttgtcgcgggtatgctggcgggtttgtgggtttgtgggttcgatacctgtgtaggtgttgtcgcgggtatgctggcggggtttgtgggtttgtgggttcgttacctgttgcaggtgttgtcgcgggtatgctggcgggtttgtgggtttgtgggttagatacctgtgtaggtgttgtcgcgggtatgctggcgggtttgtgggtttgtgggttcgttacctgtgtaggtgttgtcgcgggtatgctggcgggtttgtgggtttgtgggttcgatacctgtgtaggtgttgtcgcgggtatgctggcgggtttgtgggtttgtgggttcgatacctgtgtaggtgttgtcgcgggtatgctggcgggtttgtgggtttgtgggttcgttacctgtgcaggtgttgtcgcgggtatgctggcgggtttgtgggtttgtgggttagatacctgtgtaggtgtttgtcgcgggtatgctggcgggtttggtggg
Coding sequences within it:
- the LOC114783600 gene encoding suppressor of tumorigenicity 14 protein isoform X4; its protein translation is MRSFPKNRSCEVYSVTGSGIPATTPTQDVVTKPTLSPDPHDGGPAAWRGAWRGWPLGLTCVLPLGLAAGLTLYFCASPGPSVFYLGGSMEFSNLSFIPELADPSSEQFRAQAQALSHYFSQLYDSSSWRSYYKRSGIIAFSEGADGLAVFYWSKFSAPLSVARDIKISSPERLQRRLPVTNKVLYSRYEERFYLDNEEDTLSLLGLDFEDDDDFDDKAEKIKNPNSLQSGKWQLGLQAMSFDLYAKYGNNRTLSLVSPKKPYYQWRLRVPSGHVVRLVVVNLQGTLPGSCSAHKLSAYDFLLPLQNKIITRWCGLPLSVSSPAMNLTSSGNVMLVTFSFSRQRQGAIFKAFFQAVPKEECGGFISSWNGSLTSPYFPAHYAPNMDCHWKLRAPFPGYLLSITIVMLDIQDSPNSNTCEKDWLEINGVRLCNPIVENSRKRIYSSPVPLHFRSDESFTHRGFQLLYRAFSPETTCPRQFRCGNGVCIPLRKVCDGEKDCADGRDETKCSTCKPGEVYCGNGQCKPPGSQCNMQSACGDSSEEADCGKCYHMCPNKVCVAKSAVCDGIIDCKDRSDELNCTRAFHKGCSASSYKCANGKCVTKINPECDGVKDCKDGSDEMRCVCGTRPRKKAKIVGGADAQVGSWPWQVSLQMERYGHVCGASLVGSRWLLSAAHCFQDTDAIKYSDTRSWRAYLGMRVMNTVSNAAATRQIRRIVLHTQYDQFTSDYDIALLELSSPVFFSELVQPVCVPAASHAFTSGNTCFVTGWGVLSEDGELATLLQEATVNIISRNVCNKMYDDAITPRMLCAGNMQGGVDACQGDSGGPLVCLEKGRRWFLAGIVSWGEGCARQNRPGVYTQVTKFADWIHQQTKGQV